The following DNA comes from Desulfobaculum xiamenense.
ATGTCCGTCTGCACGCGAGTCTCGAAGCTGTCCTCCACCCACTGCCGCAGAAGCCGCCCACCCACGGGCGTCTCCGTCACGAGGGACCGGAGCTGCTCGGCGGACAGGCTGACCGTGTTGAAGCCCTTCACCCGACCGCCGAAGGACAAGATGTCCGCGTGCAGGGGCAGGGATTCCTGCGTGACGATGGTCGCGATGTCTGCGATGAAGCGCGTCTCCTGCGCCCGCAGCCCCACTGTCAGATCACGCAGTTCGTCCAGCAGTTCCAGGGCGCGCCGTTCGGACCACGTCCCGCTCTCACGTCCTCGCGCATCGAGGTACTGGCCGATCTCCCGCCGGGCCTGATTCACCGCCGTGAGGATGTCGCCGATGGCGGCCTTCTCGAATTGGTCCAGTTTGTAGCGCCATTCCACGTGCCGGGCGAGGGCGATCAGGTCTTTCAGTTGATCGCCGGTCATGCTAAAATCGCCCCATGGCAAAGAACAACGACGAAGACAAAATCCGGCTCGTCAAGACGGCAGAGCGGCGCGAGAAGATCGCCCTAGGCTTGTGGCTCATGCTTTCGAAGCTCCCGAATCTGGACGATCCCCCCGCAGGAAGGTCCCAGCCAAAGCGGCCAGCCCCAGACCCGGCCGATTCTGAAACGACGCCTCAATCTCCCTCCACTCCCACGAATCCGCCAGAAGACCCCGACGCTTGAACTCCTCGAAGACGACCTGAGTCGAAATCACGCCCTGCTGCTCGGCCTTGAGCAGGAGATCGGCGTCCAGCCCGTCCTGCATGCGGAACTCGGTGTTGACCTCGCACGAGCCACCGCCCTCCTGCCCTAGCCAGCGCGCGGTGAAATGCAGGGCCTGCTCCAGCGCGTCCCGGAACTGCAACGCCCACGACTTGAGGGTGGAATCCGACTCGGCCGAATCCAGCGCCTTCTCCGTGGCCGTGATGTTGCCGGTGCGCGGCATGAGCAGTTGCAACCCGTAGAGCGCCATGGCCTCCTCAAGGTCCTTGAGGTCGCGCCGCCCGGCCTCAATGGCCGCCCCGCCGTGCTCCACGCTCTTCAGATCGGCGTTTTCGCTGTCCGAATGGATGAGTCGATTGGGGCCAACCACGATGTCCCCGGCCTCGTCTCTGGTGAGACACTTGCCGAACAGGAGCGGCACCCGGCAGAAATGCAGAATGTTGCGCTGGTCGCTGGACGACTGCCAATGCGCGAGGTTGAGATAGGCGAGATCCTCAAGGGCGGGCCGTGCGGTCATGGCGCTCTCGCGGTCGCCCGGCATGAAGGTGACCAACGGAATCTCGTCCAGGGTGGTCACCCCCTCCTCGATGCGCGCCCACGTCTCGTCCCCGCCCTTCCCCTTGCGCTTCTCCCAAAGCTCATAGCGCCCCGGCTCCAGCAGACGGATGCGTTCCACGCGCCGCACGCCGTATTCGCCATCCGGCTCGCTGACGCTCTCGCGAATGCGCACCTGCGTCAGCCGCGACCGTCCGCCCTCCACCTCACTCCGCCAGCCAATGACATGTTCACCACGCACAAGCACCCAATAGGGCCTGCGCCGCTGCTCGCGCTCCTCGGCGCGGGTGAGTTCCCGCGTCCGCCCCTGCGCGTCGCGAGGCGCAGGAGGCATATCCACGAGGATGTGCGCGACGCCATGATCCACACCGGCCCGGAAAACTTCCTCGGCGAAGATGGACAGCGCATTCCCGGCGTTGTCCACGTTCTCGGCGAACTCCACGGCCGCCTCCGGAACGTCTTCGCCAAGCACCACGTCCCGCGCGAAGACCTGCCCAGTGAGATAGGCCACAGTGCGGCGATAGGCGTTGTGAAGCACTGTGCGGTCCCGCCGCGCACGGTAGGCGGCTGCCGACTCCGCAGGCTCCTGCGGCAGGAAGGCCCTGTCAGCGTCGCGCATGGCCTGCGTTCCACCCATGAGGGCCACGGGCAGACGCAGACGGACGACATAGTCCTCGTGCTCCTGCAACGGATTGGCCACGGGGTGCTTTTGCTCGATGCTCGTCATAGTCCAAGCTCCTGACTGGTGGTGGTCGTGACGCGCGCCGTGGCGCGGTATCTCGTCTCGTCGTAGATGTGATCCTCGGCCTCGGTCTCCACGTCGTCGGGGTCGCGCTCGGAACGCGGCAGCACCGGAACGGTGCGGATGAAATGCGTACACGTGTCGAAGACGAACAGCCCCGGATGCTCCATTGGGCGCTCAAGCCCGGCCTTGAGGAGCTTGCGCACCTTCTCCAACCCGTTGCGACGGCTACCGGGGCGCTTGTCGGCCCGTTCCCAGCGCACGCCGCGCTTGCCCATATCGTCGGCAATACACACGCCGTTCTCGGCATCGAAAATGGAGGCGTCCGCCGGACCGGGCAGCACCCTGCGTCCCTTGAGTGCCGGATGCTCGGCCTCGCGCCTACGGATGCCTTCGGCGATCTCCACGGCCAGCATGCGGCATCCCTCGTTGGGCTGGCCGTTCCAGCCGTACCACTCGGCAACACGCACGAGCGTCCCGCGCGGCAGGCAGCGCATCCGGCCATCGGCCATGCGGACCTCGGTGCCGTCGGACTCAGCCCACCACCCCACGGAGAAGGGACGCGAGCTGCCCCAGTCGAAGGAGCGGTCGATGCGCCACGAGTGCGGAATCTCGAAGGGCCGCAGCACATGCGACTCGCGGTCCCACACGTCGTCCACGGCTCCACCCGCCACAATGTCCCAATCCCCATAGAGCCAAGCCCTGCGGCGATTGACGTTGGTGTCCGCCTCAAGGCTCTTCAGGTAGTCGGGGTCTGCGGCGAGGAGGATGCGATTCTCGCGGATGGATCCGTGCAGGCGCACGCGGATGCGTCCGTTTCCGTCACGGATGGGCACGCCGGGCGGGGCTGGGTCGATGAAACGGTGCTTGACCCAGTTGTGCCCCTTACCGAAGGGGTTGCAGGTCGCGCGGTACTTGCGGGGAACGCGCGGGTCCGAGGAACGGCAGCAGGCCTTCATGGCGTCGTAGCAGTCCGGCCCGGCCCAGTTGGTCAGTTCCTCCCACCCGATCCATGGGTACTCGTGCCCGTGGTAGTTCCAGTAGTCGTCGGGCCGATTCATGTACCGCAGGAGCAGCTCCTCCCCGCCCGGCCACCGCCAGCCCATGTCGGACTCGTTGAAGCGCGCGCCGGGGAAGATGCGCCGGAACCACTTCTTCGTCTTGACCACGACGTCCGAGAGCTGCTTGTACGTCTCGCGAAAAAGAATGCCGCGCCACGACAGGCCGAAGCCAAGGCCCACGTGCTGCGCGAAGTCCATGATCAGGGCATCGGTCTTCCCCGGTCCGCGTGTGCCCTCGTACAAGCATTCGAAATGCGGACACGAGAGGAAGAGGCTCTGGCTGCCCGGCTGCGGGGTCCAGACCACATCAGCCATCGTCCCCGCTCTTCTGGCCCGCCCCGTGCCCGGCGGCGGCCTTGTCCCATGCGGCGGGATCAGCGGTGCCGGGCACCATAAGCACCCCGCCCTTGACCTCTCCGGAATGGTCGAGATTCAGCCTGTCACCGTACTTCTTCGGCAGCAGCTTCGCGGCCAGCCACTTGCGCGTGTCCACCCGCAGCTTCGAGCGCTGGATCCACTCCACATCAGGCCCGTCATACTCATCACCGCCGCGTGTGGTGCGGGTCACGGTGTCGCGGGTTGCGTCGTCGGCGATGTCCAGCATCTCCTCCACCAGCCGCTCCACCTGCACTTCCTTCGCGCGCGCGTACTGCTCCCGAAACCCCTCCCGCTCCGCGAGCCAGCGGAACACCGTCGACATGGCGGGCATGTCCGCCTCGGCACAGATGGCGCGCACGGAGTCCCCCTCGGCGATGCGGCTGCAGATGGTCTCCGCAAGGCGGGCACTGAACCGCGACGGCCTGCCCATGCCTCACTCCCTGCCCCGTCCGTCGGCCAGGGCCTCGGCTCCGGCGCTGTCGGGCCGCTCGCGGTGGGTGTCGCGGCTGCGCTGCCACCACTGTTCCTCGATGCGCCGAAGCACGCCGTCCATCCGTTCAAGGATGGTCTCCATGCGCTCAAGCCGGGGCTGCGCCTGCTCGCGAAAGGCGGTGTTGGCCTCCACGTCGCGCCGGATGCCGCCGATCCACACGGCGGCACCGATGAGCGCGACAAGCAGCGTCCAGATTACGGCGCACCACGCCGGACGAAGCTCGCCGTTATCCTCCCGCTTGACCATGCCCGCCTACTCCCTGCGGAACTCGCGCACGAGGCGCGCGATGTCGCGGACGATGGCGGCCAGTTCCGTACGCCGCGCCAGCAGTTCCCCTGCGCACTCAGGTTCGGGACCGGCGGCGTAGAGTTCGGCGGCATGGCGTAGCAGCGGCAACAGCGCGTCGGCCTTCTCGATGATCGGGCCGACCTTGGCCGCGAGCTTTGCGGCCTCCTCGGCGTTGAGTTCCGACAGCAGCAATTCGTATCCCGCGATGGCCGTCTCGTATGCGGCCTCGGCCTGCGCAACGTGAAGCATGATTTCCTCGGGCGTGGGCGTGTCGGGTGCGCCGTCGCCCTGCCTGCCGGAGCAGCCGGGCACGAGGACCAGAGCGACGAGCAGCACGAAGGCCAGCATCAGCGACATGCAGACCTTCGGGAGTTTCCCGAGGGCCTTGAGCACGGCCTTGAGGCTGGTGAGGATGAGATCGTCGTATTTGGTGGGGCTGAGCGCGACGGCCTTGTCAGCCACGATCAGCGCGGTGGGAATGAGCCAGTCGGCGTTCGCCGCGAGCCATGCGAGAACGGCTTCCATGATGCGCACCTCTCAAGCGTCGGGGTCATTGTGGAGCCGCCAGCGGTAGTGCCGCATGGCCCATGTCCGCACCGTGGCCGAACGGCGGGGGTCGTCGTCGGGCAGTGGGCGGGCAGGAACGGGATCGGGCGGTGCCGCGGGTCGGCTAACGGCGGGGGAGGATGCGGCGGTAGATGTGGCGCTCGTAGAAGGCCGAGAACGTTCGCGCCCAGCCGCGCAGGCCGAAGCCGCGCAACCGGCAGTAGACGTGGAGGGGGTTGAGGTGATGTTCGAGGAATCGCCGCACATATCGCCCCGCATGTCCGATGGTTTCAGAACATGGCGGGAGCGTTAGCCGCGATGCGGGACATTTGTGAGGAAAAGGATGTCACTCCGGCGAGGAAAGAAGCCGCCGGATATGCCGGGGGGACCGGCCAATGGAAGCGGCGATGGCCTCGATGCGCACGCCTCGCGAGTGCATCTCGCACGCGTCGCGCCGCACCGTGCGCGGCAGCCGGGGCAGATACACTCGGCTCCCGCCCGCATACCGCGCCAACAACCGCGCAGCCTCTTCGCCGATCACGTCACAGAGTTCGTCGAATGTCATGAGGGCCTCCATCGTCAGGCTGTACCCCAAAATCTGTCCGAGGACTAACCTAGTAGCTAAACTTATTCAGATCCATAATGCATCTCCAACATTTTAAAAAATAAATTAATATTACAAACAGCGTCAACTGCGCAACACTCCACAATCTTTCCACTCATCTAAAGCACGTCTTAATTCCATTAACAAAACTTCATCGAGACCATCCTTCTCTGCTAAAGCGTTCCATCCATCTTTATCCATTAAAATTTTCAGATCACTTACTTCAAAATAAGGCCAATTCATTTTTTTTGTGTCATGCCACCCCCAGCGGGCCATTCCGAGCAAGAATTCGTTAGGTTGGTCAGCTATGAATCTATCTCTAATCGCAGACGACTCGCTCGGCCAAAGAAGAAACAAATGCCGAATGTATACATCATCAGCTAGATTATATTGCCCAGAATCGATTTGGGCTTGCAAAGTAACCCAAGCCTCCTTTTTTAATGCGATCAACCTCTCTTCTTCTAGTCCATGTCTTTCCTGCAAAGCAAAAATAAACCGTGGCACCAAATCAATCACATTGGCACATTCAACTGCATACTCCAGCAAATATACCTGCTCTTCATATCTAAAACTCTCCCATATTGTGCACAAAAGTTGTTCGAGAATCGACCTGTTAAACCGGTCTCTAGTTTTATTTTGCGGATACATGTTCATCAAGACAACGAACAAATTTTCTACTTTATATTCCAGGAATTGATGCCAAGTTCGCAATAGCTGTCCAACAAGTTTGGGATACAGAGATAAAAATTCAGTTATTTTATAGGTAAGACTTTCGAGCGAATGAGAACTCTTAGCCAACGAGTCAACCACATACTGTGGCGCCACACCTTCTGTCAGCTGATAATAAAAGTACGTGTCAAAATTAATCTGCGACTGAATGCCCAGTGGTATCTTACCTTCATTTTCCTTTACATTAAAGATCTTCATTATCTGATCAGATTTTGAAAGCTTCGCATAAAATAAAAACGACACTGCTTTTTCAACCGCATCCCTATTTGTACTTGACGAATATTCCATTAAGCGTTCTTTCCAAATATCTTCATCGGAAAGCTTGTCTGCATTTACATCATGGCACACCCCCGTCTTCGTAAGAAACAACTTTTCCTTATATATATACAAATACACTTCGGGTTCGAACAGTCTTAACACTTCAATTATGATAAAATCGACAGGAACAACCTCGATTTTTCCACCAACGACGAGCGTTTCCAGCGGCAATACCATTGAATTAATTAGCCGCTTAACATCCCTTTGTGATTTTATAAATGGCGCAACGACATCAACATAATGTTCATCATTATGTCGCAAGCAAATTTCTATACCATGTGCACCAAAGAGCTTTTCAAGCTCACTCACAAAAAAATTCATAACACAATGCGCCTGCGGACGGGGAATGGGATAAACAACCTGCACAATCTTATCGAGATAAGATACACCGCTACGGCTCTTTCCAAGCGCATCGTCAACAATTTTTCTATCGAATAAAAGCAAAAAAACAAAGTTATTAATATCAGCCTGGCACTTCACAAACTGGATTATACATCGTATTTTTTCATTATTAAGCCTATCTACATCATCAATAACCACTAAAACTTTATCAACACCCGACTTTATTAAGGCTTCGGAGATACCTCGCTTGCGCTCTTCAAGACTTAGGTCAGATCGAAAAAATGCTGACAAAAGATGCAAAAACGCAAACTTTAGCATATTGAATAACAACAAAGATCCAACTAACACCATAGCGATTATAGACAACACCCCTTCAACTGCGGCCTGTTCACACACCCCAGCCGACACAAGAGACGTCGCGACAACAGCGCCCCACACCCCAAACTCGTCCCAAGCTGCTTTCAGACTATACCGACCAGTCATCGCATGCATGGCTTTCCTAACTTTTCCGCCACCTTTGCAATGAAATTTCTGGGCAAGCTCCTCAAAAAACAACTTCGTCAGCGACTCAGCATCCGAAAAATTCCATGGACAAAACTCCACTATCCTTAAACCATCATCTGGTTTTTTCCTTATATATTCCAGAACCATATTCTTCATTGATGTCTTGCCTGCGCCCCAAGGCCCATCAAACGCAATCACCAACGGGTCGTTTTCTTTATACCTTATAATCTCGCAGGCCGCGCGATGAGCAATTTCTTTTCTATCGAACGCATCTTCCTTCACACTCTGAATCGCACGGTCTGGGTTAATCACATACATCTATTGTCTCCATCCATCTAACATCTTTTACAATCGTAAAATCGTCCGTTTCGAAATTTCCTTACCCACCAATACAACACGCAAGCAATCCATACCAAACCCAATCAACCGTAATTGCGATATCATTTTCCTCACGATCCTTCTCGGAACGTAGCCAGATTTCTTCCCACGTGGCGATGGCGCGTTCCTCGTTCATCGCACGCCCTCCCGCACGGCGATGGTTCGGTTGAGCCAGCCGAGGAGAAAGGTTCGTGCCCAGTCGCGGGCGGCAAGGCGGGTGTAGTGGCTCACGCGGCGCATGACTAGGGAATCGAGGATGCCCAGCCCATAGCCCTCCCTGTTCGCCCTGCCGAGCACCGACAGTGTGTTGGGACCGATGTTGCCATCCACGCGCAGGACCGCCCGCAGAGAAGAGCGCCGTTCGTTTAGCGCCTCCTGGAGCCATACCGCCGTGCGCCTGCGCCCCACGTTCACCGCGGTATCGAACAGCACCGGGGCCAACTGCCACGACTGCGCCAACACATCGTCCAGCCGAAGGCGATCCCAGAAGTAGCGCCGGTAGATGTCCGCCGCCTGCGCAGCGTCCATCGCCGCCACGTCCTGCCACGTCACGGTGCCGTCGCGATTCAGATCCGCATCGCGCAGGGGCAGTTCCCGCAGGAACCGGAAGCTGACGCCGTATTTCGTCGCCCCGCCTGGGTCGCTCGGGTCGTTGGTGAATCGCTCGCCGCCTTCCCACCGCAGCACGAATTCAAGAGCCTTCTCGAACGCCGCCATTGCGCGTTGCCTCCAGTTCCAGATTGAGTCTTCCGAGTTCCTCGGACAGTTCCCGATTCCGTTTCTTCAACGCTTCGACCTCATTCTCCAGTTGCCGCTGCCGCCGCACGTGGGCGTCCACCGCCCGCAGGTGCGCCGCCACCGGCATGCCGTCCGTCGGCACCTTGCGTTCACGCATCGCCCTGCCCTCCACCGAGGTAATCGACCAGCGCCGCGATGGCCTGTCGCGCACCATGGCAGACCTCCACCCGATGCCCCTCCGCCCGCAGCCGCACCACGATGGCCTCCTGCCGCGCTGTGAGGGTGTTGCGACCGACCTTCATTTCGATCCACAGGCCATGGTGGGCACCGCGTGCGACGGGCAGATGCACGTCCGGCACTCCGGCCCGCACGCCCTCGGCCTTCAGCTTCACGGCCACGCCGCGATGCCGATGCCCGCCGTTGGGAATGGCGTAGAGCAATGCCAACTCCGGCATGGCGGATTCCATGCTCCGCGCCCACGCGAAGAGCGCCACCTGTTCCTCGTGCTCGCTCGCTGCGACTGCGGGCATGGTCACCCGCTGAGCGGACCGCGAAACGTCCGGCGAACGCCGCCGCAGGGGAAGTCTGCCAGTGCGGAAGTATTCCTGCGCCTCCTGCGCGGTCCATCGTTCACTCATCGCCCACCCCGGCAGCGCGCAGGGCATCGAGGGCGTCCGAGGCGATGGAAAAGACCACCGTGTTCGACGCCGCGCCGTCCAGCGCCAGCATCCGCAGCGCCCGAAACTGCCGCAGGCACTGCGCGAGAAGCTGCGCGGCTTCCAGTTCCCGTGCCGCGCAGCCAAGCGTAGAGCCGCTGATCCCCACCGCGTCCAGATGTCCCATGCCGTCGCTCATGATGCCTCCCTGTCGAAACCCCGCCCGGCCAGCACCCGTGCGCCCCACAGCCGGACATGCCTGTTGCCGCACACGCAGCGGCCGCTTGTGTCGCCCCAGCGGTAGCGCTGACGCGGCACGGTCCCACCCCGATGGCGGAGCATCCGCACGATGTTCTCGACCGCGCGCGGGGCAAGGCCTTCGCGCTTGGCCTCGCGGTTGAAGGCCTCCACGAATTCGCGCAACAGCACCCGGCGATGCGCGTCCCACGGTGCGGATTCGAGGGTTCGGGCAAGGACGATCTCCACGGGTACGGCGGGTGGCGAAGGTGGCGGAGGCGGCAAGGTTCGGGGCTTGCGCGGCTTGAGATTCCGCGAGCCGCGCGGGCGTCCCATGGGCCGCCGTTCCGGAGCGGTCGCGACGGCCCCGGCCTCGGCCTGCCGCCACGCGGTGCAGGTCATGCACTCGTGGGGCCGGGGCATGCCCATGGCCCAGCTAAACGACAACGGGCGCTCTCGGATGGAGCGGCACGCATCCGGGGTCAGGTTCATGCGCAGCGCCTCGCAACGGAAGGTATGCCGCGCCAGCCATTCCCGCTGGTCATGCTCGGAGAGGCGGCTAGAAGGGCACATCGTCCATCCCCGAGGCTTCGGAAGGAAACGCGGGCCCGAGGTCCTCCTCGCCCCAGCTCTCCGGGGTACCATGCGAACCGCCCTGCCGCGCGCAGGCTTGCCGTCCGCCGTCGGCAGCGTTCTGCTCACGCTTGCGTGGGGAATCGAGGAACTGCACCCGCTGCGCGCGAATCTCCGTGGTGTAGCGGTCGGAACCGTCCTGCGCCTGCCACTTGCTGGTGTTCAGGCTGCCTTCGACGTAGACGAGGCTGCCCTTGCTCAAGTGGTTCGCGCAGGGTTCGGCCTGCCGCCCGAAGATCGTGACGCGGTGCCACTGCGTGCGCTCGACGCGCTCGCCGTGCTGGTTGGTGTACGAATCGTCCGTGGCCACGCTGAGGGTGGTCACGGGCTGGCCGTCGCGGGTGTAGCGCAACTCGGGGTCACGCCCCAGACGGCCGATGATGGACGCCCTGTTCAGGCTCGGCATACCCGGTCCTCCGGTCTGGCGGTCGGGATGGCTCCTGACCGCACGGGTTTCACGTTCTCCGGCCCTTGCGGCCAGACTCGGCCTCGCGCAGACGGATGACCTGCATCCGCGCCCGAATGCCCTCCTCGTCCCACTCGCAGCACCCGTCGATGACCTCGCCGAAGCAGTCGCCGAAGTACGGCCGATTTGCGCAGCAATACTTGCAGGCCAGCGGATACCGACGGCGCACCTCGGCGGGATCCATGCCGCGCGCTATCGGTTCCACGGCAGGCTCCCAACGGTCTCCGGCGTGCGAAGCGGACCTTCGCCCCGCCACTGCGGCATGCTGCCCTGAAACTCCCAGCCCTGCGCCTGAAGCTGCGACGCCGTGGCCATCGGAATGATCGACACCGGCGCGCCGTTGCATGTCGCACAGCGGAAGACGGCGGTCTGGATGCGTTCGTACTCGCGGCCATCCGGTCCGATGTAGGGCCGATAAATCCCGTCACGCCCCACAAGCGGACGCTGCACGTAGAGCAGCCCGCCCAGACACTCGCCGCAGGACCGCCCGACCTCCTCCCGGCGACTGGCGACGCGCTCGGGATGCTCGCGCAGCCACTCGTCCCACAGTTGGCGGACGTTCCGGGGCAGGTTGCGCGGAAAGAAGTCCTGCCCCTGCTGGATGCGGGCCTCAATCCATCCGAGCGGCTCGGCGGGAATCTCCGCGACATGGCGATACCAGAGCTTCAACTGGTCGCGTCCCGCCTCGCTCTCGATGTCGAAGGGCCGCCCGAAGTAGCGGCAAAGACTTTTCACGAACTCGGCGAAATCCTGCCGCGTCATGGCGCACCTCGCACGGGCTCGGCGTCATCGGCGGCGTCGGCCTCGCGCGCCCACTCGTCGATGGCCTCCTCGACGCTCCGCTGCGCAGCACGCGGCGGTCGGTCCTTCCAGCGCCCACTGGTGAGCCACTTTGCCGGGAGCGGGATGTACCGCCCACCGTCCCGCCGCCAGTCGTCGCCCTCGCCCTGCTCGTGTAGCGCGTGCAGCAACGTGGCCAGCCCCGGAAAGTCCATGCGCCCACAGACGGCAGTCCACGCGCGCCAAGCGTCATCCTGCCCGACCTGCTTCGGGTAGGCGTCCCAGAATTGCA
Coding sequences within:
- a CDS encoding DUF4055 domain-containing protein, with product MTSIEQKHPVANPLQEHEDYVVRLRLPVALMGGTQAMRDADRAFLPQEPAESAAAYRARRDRTVLHNAYRRTVAYLTGQVFARDVVLGEDVPEAAVEFAENVDNAGNALSIFAEEVFRAGVDHGVAHILVDMPPAPRDAQGRTRELTRAEEREQRRRPYWVLVRGEHVIGWRSEVEGGRSRLTQVRIRESVSEPDGEYGVRRVERIRLLEPGRYELWEKRKGKGGDETWARIEEGVTTLDEIPLVTFMPGDRESAMTARPALEDLAYLNLAHWQSSSDQRNILHFCRVPLLFGKCLTRDEAGDIVVGPNRLIHSDSENADLKSVEHGGAAIEAGRRDLKDLEEAMALYGLQLLMPRTGNITATEKALDSAESDSTLKSWALQFRDALEQALHFTARWLGQEGGGSCEVNTEFRMQDGLDADLLLKAEQQGVISTQVVFEEFKRRGLLADSWEWREIEASFQNRPGLGLAALAGTFLRGDRPDSGASKA
- a CDS encoding terminase family protein, with the translated sequence MADVVWTPQPGSQSLFLSCPHFECLYEGTRGPGKTDALIMDFAQHVGLGFGLSWRGILFRETYKQLSDVVVKTKKWFRRIFPGARFNESDMGWRWPGGEELLLRYMNRPDDYWNYHGHEYPWIGWEELTNWAGPDCYDAMKACCRSSDPRVPRKYRATCNPFGKGHNWVKHRFIDPAPPGVPIRDGNGRIRVRLHGSIRENRILLAADPDYLKSLEADTNVNRRRAWLYGDWDIVAGGAVDDVWDRESHVLRPFEIPHSWRIDRSFDWGSSRPFSVGWWAESDGTEVRMADGRMRCLPRGTLVRVAEWYGWNGQPNEGCRMLAVEIAEGIRRREAEHPALKGRRVLPGPADASIFDAENGVCIADDMGKRGVRWERADKRPGSRRNGLEKVRKLLKAGLERPMEHPGLFVFDTCTHFIRTVPVLPRSERDPDDVETEAEDHIYDETRYRATARVTTTTSQELGL
- a CDS encoding KAP family P-loop NTPase fold protein; protein product: MYVINPDRAIQSVKEDAFDRKEIAHRAACEIIRYKENDPLVIAFDGPWGAGKTSMKNMVLEYIRKKPDDGLRIVEFCPWNFSDAESLTKLFFEELAQKFHCKGGGKVRKAMHAMTGRYSLKAAWDEFGVWGAVVATSLVSAGVCEQAAVEGVLSIIAMVLVGSLLLFNMLKFAFLHLLSAFFRSDLSLEERKRGISEALIKSGVDKVLVVIDDVDRLNNEKIRCIIQFVKCQADINNFVFLLLFDRKIVDDALGKSRSGVSYLDKIVQVVYPIPRPQAHCVMNFFVSELEKLFGAHGIEICLRHNDEHYVDVVAPFIKSQRDVKRLINSMVLPLETLVVGGKIEVVPVDFIIIEVLRLFEPEVYLYIYKEKLFLTKTGVCHDVNADKLSDEDIWKERLMEYSSSTNRDAVEKAVSFLFYAKLSKSDQIMKIFNVKENEGKIPLGIQSQINFDTYFYYQLTEGVAPQYVVDSLAKSSHSLESLTYKITEFLSLYPKLVGQLLRTWHQFLEYKVENLFVVLMNMYPQNKTRDRFNRSILEQLLCTIWESFRYEEQVYLLEYAVECANVIDLVPRFIFALQERHGLEEERLIALKKEAWVTLQAQIDSGQYNLADDVYIRHLFLLWPSESSAIRDRFIADQPNEFLLGMARWGWHDTKKMNWPYFEVSDLKILMDKDGWNALAEKDGLDEVLLMELRRALDEWKDCGVLRS
- a CDS encoding glycoside hydrolase family 108 protein is translated as MAAFEKALEFVLRWEGGERFTNDPSDPGGATKYGVSFRFLRELPLRDADLNRDGTVTWQDVAAMDAAQAADIYRRYFWDRLRLDDVLAQSWQLAPVLFDTAVNVGRRRTAVWLQEALNERRSSLRAVLRVDGNIGPNTLSVLGRANREGYGLGILDSLVMRRVSHYTRLAARDWARTFLLGWLNRTIAVREGVR
- a CDS encoding VRR-NUC domain-containing protein: MSERWTAQEAQEYFRTGRLPLRRRSPDVSRSAQRVTMPAVAASEHEEQVALFAWARSMESAMPELALLYAIPNGGHRHRGVAVKLKAEGVRAGVPDVHLPVARGAHHGLWIEMKVGRNTLTARQEAIVVRLRAEGHRVEVCHGARQAIAALVDYLGGGQGDA
- a CDS encoding single-stranded DNA-binding protein; translated protein: MPSLNRASIIGRLGRDPELRYTRDGQPVTTLSVATDDSYTNQHGERVERTQWHRVTIFGRQAEPCANHLSKGSLVYVEGSLNTSKWQAQDGSDRYTTEIRAQRVQFLDSPRKREQNAADGGRQACARQGGSHGTPESWGEEDLGPAFPSEASGMDDVPF